In a single window of the Acidimicrobiia bacterium genome:
- the prfB gene encoding peptide chain release factor 2 — translation MRDFSSDLAELRRRVEAAHAYLKVDAARARIVELDEQVSRPDLWDDQALARKVTTELARYRDDVEIADGLHEQLSDLETLAELAREESDDSFEGEVAEGVASLAARLDELELRSLFTGEHDDRDAICTVNSGAGGTDAQDWTNMLLRMYLRWAERRGFSVELDEVWPGTEAGLSSATFTIKGRYAYGLLSSERGVHRLIRISPFDANARRQTAFASFDAVPALDVAEEPDIDPNDLRIDTYRSSGAGGQHVNVTDSAVRITHIPTGVVVAVQNERSQTQNKARAMQILAARLAERQRQERRAELEALSPDKRDVAFGSQIRTYTLQPYQLVKDERTRYETGNVQAVLDGEIDDFIESYLQWLRGQ, via the coding sequence CGCGATTTCTCTTCCGACCTTGCCGAGCTTCGCCGCCGCGTCGAGGCTGCGCACGCGTACCTGAAGGTCGACGCCGCGCGTGCGCGGATCGTCGAGCTCGACGAGCAGGTGAGCCGGCCCGACCTCTGGGACGACCAGGCGCTCGCGCGCAAGGTCACCACTGAGCTCGCGCGTTACCGCGACGATGTCGAGATCGCCGACGGCTTGCACGAGCAGCTCTCCGACCTCGAGACGCTCGCGGAGCTCGCGCGCGAAGAGAGCGACGACTCGTTCGAAGGCGAGGTAGCCGAAGGCGTCGCGTCGCTCGCCGCGCGTCTCGACGAACTCGAGTTGCGCTCGCTGTTCACCGGCGAGCACGACGACCGCGACGCGATCTGCACGGTCAACTCGGGCGCCGGCGGTACCGACGCGCAGGACTGGACCAACATGCTGTTGCGCATGTACCTGCGCTGGGCCGAACGGCGGGGGTTCTCGGTGGAGCTCGACGAGGTTTGGCCCGGGACGGAAGCCGGGCTCAGTTCGGCGACGTTCACGATCAAGGGGCGGTACGCGTACGGCTTGCTTTCGAGCGAGCGCGGTGTGCACCGACTGATTCGTATCTCTCCGTTCGACGCGAACGCGCGGCGGCAAACCGCGTTCGCGTCGTTCGACGCGGTGCCGGCGCTCGACGTTGCCGAAGAGCCCGACATCGATCCCAACGATCTCCGAATCGATACCTATCGTTCATCTGGCGCGGGTGGGCAGCACGTGAACGTCACCGACTCCGCAGTGCGGATCACGCACATTCCCACGGGAGTTGTCGTCGCGGTGCAGAACGAGCGTTCGCAGACGCAGAACAAAGCGCGCGCGATGCAGATCCTCGCGGCACGCCTCGCTGAGCGTCAGCGCCAGGAACGGCGGGCGGAACTCGAAGCGCTCTCGCCCGACAAGCGCGACGTGGCGTTCGGCAGCCAGATCCGCACGTACACACTGCAGCCGTACCAGCTCGTGAAGGACGAGCGCACGCGTTATGAAACCGGCAACGTTCAGGCAGTGCTCGACGGCGAGATCGACGACTTCATCGAGTCGTACCTTCAGTGGCTCCGCGGCCAATGA
- the ftsE gene encoding cell division ATP-binding protein FtsE — MILFENVSKIYKGEVAALRDVSAEVQKGDFLFLVGPSGSGKSTFLRLLLREEDVTVGRIVVAGRDISRLSHWKVPQLRRNIGCVFQDFKLLPNKTVYENVAFAMEVIGRPRHVVRTQVPQVLDLVGLAKKAARFPSELSGGEQQRVSIARAFVNRPLILLADEPTGNLDPATTVGIMRILDRINRTGTTVVMATHDQRIVDAMRRRVIELDRGSLVRDQARGVYGVGG, encoded by the coding sequence ATGATTCTCTTCGAGAACGTCTCCAAGATCTACAAGGGCGAAGTCGCCGCGCTCCGCGACGTGTCCGCTGAGGTCCAAAAAGGCGACTTTCTCTTCTTGGTCGGCCCGTCCGGATCGGGAAAGTCGACGTTTCTGCGCCTCTTGCTCCGCGAAGAAGACGTCACGGTCGGGCGCATCGTCGTCGCCGGGCGCGACATCTCGCGCCTGAGCCACTGGAAGGTGCCGCAGCTTCGGCGCAACATCGGCTGCGTCTTCCAAGACTTCAAGCTGCTCCCCAACAAGACGGTCTACGAGAACGTCGCGTTCGCGATGGAGGTCATCGGCCGTCCACGCCACGTCGTGCGGACCCAGGTGCCGCAGGTGCTCGATCTCGTGGGTCTCGCGAAGAAAGCAGCGCGGTTCCCGTCCGAGTTGTCCGGCGGCGAGCAACAGCGCGTGTCTATCGCTCGCGCGTTCGTGAACCGTCCGCTGATCCTGCTCGCCGACGAGCCCACCGGGAACCTCGACCCGGCCACCACCGTCGGCATCATGCGGATCCTCGATCGCATCAATCGCACCGGCACCACTGTCGTCATGGCCACGCACGACCAACGCATCGTCGACGCGATGCGACGCCGTGTCATCGAGCTCGACCGAGGCAGCCTCGTCCGCGACCAAGCGCGCGGCGTGTACGGCGTCGGGGGCTGA